From one Sulfurimonas sp. HSL-3221 genomic stretch:
- a CDS encoding redoxin family protein — protein MEITVHGTPTPLIGKQPTLGGEAPAARITKLDGSQNVIGMIAPNTQLLIAIPSLKTEVCSLGAKKFNDLLKTFKKLNAVMVTTDDLDFVKDFAEKESIDAAELVVDPDRNFAKKYGLLISEGKLKDRMARAVYVIDRDGLVAYREIVPEIVDEVNYDACIEAVDKLVNEKKTGHGHSHEEWMSV, from the coding sequence ATGGAAATTACGGTACACGGCACCCCGACCCCCCTTATCGGAAAGCAGCCCACTCTGGGCGGAGAAGCCCCGGCGGCACGCATTACGAAACTTGACGGTTCACAGAACGTCATCGGTATGATCGCTCCCAATACCCAGTTGCTCATCGCTATTCCTTCGCTGAAGACGGAAGTATGTTCCCTCGGCGCAAAGAAGTTCAATGATCTTCTCAAAACCTTCAAAAAGCTCAACGCCGTCATGGTGACGACGGACGATCTTGACTTTGTCAAAGACTTCGCCGAGAAAGAGTCCATCGACGCCGCGGAACTTGTCGTCGACCCGGACCGCAACTTTGCGAAAAAATACGGCCTGCTGATCAGCGAGGGCAAACTCAAAGACCGTATGGCCCGCGCCGTCTACGTCATCGACCGTGACGGTCTTGTCGCCTACCGCGAGATCGTTCCCGAGATCGTCGACGAAGTCAACTACGATGCCTGTATCGAAGCCGTTGACAAACTGGTCAACGAGAAGAAGACCGGTCACGGCCATTCTCACGAAGAGTGGATGAGCGTCTAA
- a CDS encoding nitroreductase family protein — protein MRELYDATALTPLRVARSGGYIDWASQPSLFKRYPEFLYRIGFDAHEELAPLALSRCITFEGDVGGKPYLRLNTPSAGNLHPVELYVQVRGVKGVLSGTYHLDALKEEMVLIRECGAEGLEHFVGMETRFDGFIFVVSVVPFRSEWKYGHRAWRYCYMDAGHQIGALCAAMEAHGLETTLLGEADFSALNHMMGFGQQEFVCAAMAVGKAGEKPVKLPKTPLMQVAPTDYDESDGVVPGWIVQHHPVGTTLPPRMGGSADEALQRARRSARVFAGKTMPADAFERIMHTLTRTPEWLNAYAIVLRDDQTPAGVYRGGKRIKTGDFAESIAAMLVDQRFVSNAEIVMVLSTPEYSADLQMASAAFAHGLSLEAAARGVGYTAIGAFYDKKLQTFLETPEDILYVGVFGLER, from the coding sequence ATGCGTGAGCTGTATGATGCCACGGCGCTGACGCCGCTGCGTGTCGCCCGTTCCGGCGGCTACATCGACTGGGCTTCGCAGCCCTCCCTTTTCAAACGCTACCCGGAGTTTCTCTACCGCATCGGTTTTGACGCCCATGAAGAGCTCGCTCCGCTGGCGCTTTCGCGCTGCATCACCTTTGAGGGTGACGTCGGGGGCAAACCCTACCTGCGCCTCAATACCCCCTCTGCCGGCAACCTCCACCCCGTGGAGCTTTATGTACAGGTACGGGGGGTCAAGGGGGTGCTGAGCGGTACCTACCACCTGGACGCCCTCAAAGAGGAGATGGTCCTCATCCGCGAATGCGGCGCCGAGGGGCTGGAGCACTTCGTCGGGATGGAAACGCGCTTCGACGGGTTCATTTTTGTCGTCAGCGTCGTTCCGTTCCGTTCCGAATGGAAGTACGGCCACCGCGCCTGGCGCTACTGCTACATGGATGCCGGTCACCAGATCGGCGCGCTCTGCGCCGCGATGGAAGCGCACGGGCTTGAAACGACGCTGCTGGGCGAGGCGGATTTCTCGGCGCTGAACCACATGATGGGGTTCGGGCAGCAGGAGTTCGTCTGCGCGGCCATGGCCGTGGGAAAGGCGGGCGAGAAACCCGTCAAGCTGCCGAAAACGCCCCTGATGCAGGTGGCGCCCACGGACTACGACGAAAGCGACGGGGTCGTTCCCGGCTGGATCGTGCAGCACCATCCCGTCGGCACGACCCTGCCGCCGCGCATGGGCGGCAGCGCCGACGAGGCCCTGCAGCGCGCCCGCCGTTCCGCCCGGGTCTTCGCCGGGAAGACGATGCCGGCGGATGCATTTGAACGCATTATGCATACGCTCACGCGAACGCCGGAGTGGCTGAACGCCTACGCGATCGTGCTCCGGGATGATCAGACCCCGGCCGGTGTCTACCGCGGGGGCAAACGGATAAAGACGGGCGACTTCGCCGAGTCCATCGCCGCGATGCTGGTCGATCAGCGTTTCGTCTCAAACGCGGAGATCGTCATGGTCTTGAGCACGCCCGAGTACAGTGCGGACCTGCAGATGGCCTCGGCCGCCTTTGCGCACGGCCTCTCATTGGAAGCCGCCGCGCGCGGGGTAGGGTACACGGCCATCGGCGCCTTTTACGATAAGAAGCTGCAGACCTTTTTGGAGACGCCGGAAGACATACTCTATGTCGGCGTCTTCGGTCTGGAACGTTAG
- a CDS encoding ATP-binding protein: MTTPSISTTELYDHIDTLIKTDTPLFIHGSPGIGKSYIVADVAEKNKLELVDVRLSQMDPVDLRGVPAIRDEQTVWMPPVFFPKDPDSEGILFLDELNSAPPSVQAAIYQLVLNRRMGEYDLPDGWRIICAGNRVSDRGVVFRLPTPLANRMVHLHVQARFDDFKLFALKSKLHHFVIGFLGFRPDLLSTEPVVEDDANPAFATPRSYHMLSNILKSNMDIGKIAPVIYGTIGYAAGIEFVSYVKVYEELPDVAAIYEGHYPEIPNQPALLYALVSALVEYYNGSDTHKDHLFTYSETLPTEFGVMLVKDVIVKDESIATHGAFDAWLAKYGEYIL, encoded by the coding sequence ATGACAACACCCTCGATCTCGACCACGGAACTTTACGACCATATCGATACGCTGATTAAGACAGATACCCCTCTGTTCATTCACGGCAGCCCGGGCATCGGCAAATCCTACATTGTTGCCGATGTTGCGGAAAAGAACAAACTGGAGCTCGTCGACGTGCGCCTCTCCCAGATGGACCCGGTCGATCTCCGGGGCGTCCCGGCGATCCGCGACGAGCAGACGGTCTGGATGCCGCCGGTCTTCTTTCCGAAAGATCCCGATTCTGAGGGAATTTTGTTCCTCGACGAGCTCAACTCCGCGCCGCCGTCAGTGCAGGCGGCCATCTACCAGCTGGTGCTCAACCGCCGCATGGGCGAGTACGACCTGCCCGACGGGTGGCGGATCATCTGCGCGGGGAACCGCGTCAGCGACCGTGGGGTCGTTTTCCGCCTGCCGACGCCGCTGGCCAACCGGATGGTGCACCTGCACGTTCAGGCCCGCTTCGACGACTTCAAGCTCTTCGCGTTGAAATCGAAACTGCACCACTTCGTCATCGGTTTCCTGGGCTTCCGCCCGGACCTGCTCTCGACCGAACCGGTCGTCGAGGACGACGCCAACCCGGCGTTTGCCACGCCGCGCAGTTACCACATGCTCTCGAACATCCTGAAGTCCAACATGGATATTGGCAAGATCGCCCCGGTTATCTACGGCACCATCGGATACGCCGCCGGGATCGAGTTCGTCTCCTACGTCAAGGTCTACGAGGAGCTGCCGGATGTCGCGGCGATCTACGAGGGGCACTACCCCGAGATCCCGAACCAGCCGGCACTGCTCTACGCGCTCGTCTCCGCGCTCGTCGAGTACTACAACGGTTCCGACACCCACAAAGACCACCTCTTCACCTACAGCGAAACCCTCCCGACGGAGTTCGGCGTCATGCTCGTCAAGGACGTCATCGTCAAGGACGAATCCATCGCGACCCACGGCGCCTTCGACGCCTGGCTGGCGAAGTACGGGGAGTACATCCTTTAA
- a CDS encoding AraC family transcriptional regulator, producing the protein MRKETLQRHTKIANDILYYIYTHIETHIDLEELSRDLKISKFHMHRIFKEMFGQNIYESIKSIRLQKASSLLITNRYSTISEVASLCGYSSHSSFIKAFKMRFGKSPKRWREGGYKTYSDRLLRRAGIETAKLSEFDGMEPVIEKRPELESYYIRHKGYDSMIKLTWQKLQTWVLDNNLSEYRQIALFHDNPTVTPLEECRYIACIETDEKVQSDRLPKFKIASGIYARFDLQGRHEDFLRFIHWVYHVWLPRSEYETTTKPSYAVYRKNNFLSEDGTFDLSFYISIRY; encoded by the coding sequence ATGAGAAAAGAGACGCTGCAGCGGCATACGAAGATCGCCAACGATATCCTCTACTACATCTACACCCATATCGAGACCCATATCGACCTGGAGGAACTCAGCCGCGACCTGAAGATCAGCAAGTTCCATATGCACCGTATTTTCAAGGAGATGTTCGGCCAGAACATCTATGAAAGCATCAAGTCGATCCGGCTGCAGAAAGCCTCGAGCCTGCTGATCACCAACCGCTATTCGACGATCTCCGAGGTGGCGTCCCTGTGCGGTTACAGCTCGCATTCATCGTTTATCAAGGCGTTCAAGATGCGGTTCGGAAAGAGCCCAAAACGGTGGCGGGAAGGGGGGTATAAAACCTATTCGGACCGTCTGCTGCGCCGCGCGGGGATAGAGACGGCGAAACTCTCCGAATTCGACGGCATGGAGCCCGTCATCGAAAAGCGGCCGGAGCTGGAGAGTTACTATATCCGGCACAAAGGGTATGACAGCATGATCAAGCTGACCTGGCAGAAACTGCAGACCTGGGTGCTGGACAACAATCTTTCGGAGTACCGCCAGATCGCGCTCTTTCACGACAACCCGACGGTCACGCCGCTGGAGGAGTGCCGCTATATCGCTTGTATCGAAACGGACGAGAAGGTGCAGAGCGACCGACTGCCGAAGTTCAAGATCGCGTCGGGTATCTATGCCCGTTTCGACCTGCAGGGGCGACACGAGGATTTTCTACGGTTCATCCACTGGGTCTACCACGTCTGGTTGCCGCGCAGCGAATACGAAACGACGACGAAGCCCTCTTATGCCGTCTACCGGAAGAACAACTTCCTCTCGGAGGACGGCACCTTCGATCTCAGTTTCTATATCTCGATTCGGTACTGA
- a CDS encoding nitrogen fixation protein NifQ, whose amino-acid sequence MTAIMPPEHVKMYEDVKTLLSAYAVNYYAKTVLAPLVAQKSLLMDHLYEDMGFHSRTEMGQFMKKNFPKLAAEKPKEKLWKKYIYDRVGSIAPACATCDDQLTCFKCMVKELSV is encoded by the coding sequence ATGACAGCTATCATGCCGCCTGAACATGTCAAAATGTATGAAGATGTCAAGACACTCCTCTCCGCGTATGCGGTCAACTACTACGCCAAGACCGTCCTGGCGCCCCTGGTCGCGCAGAAATCGCTGCTGATGGACCATCTCTACGAGGATATGGGTTTCCACAGCCGCACGGAGATGGGTCAGTTCATGAAAAAGAACTTCCCGAAGCTGGCGGCGGAGAAGCCCAAAGAGAAGCTTTGGAAAAAATACATCTATGACCGGGTCGGCTCCATCGCCCCGGCCTGCGCCACCTGCGATGATCAGCTCACCTGCTTTAAATGCATGGTCAAAGAGCTGAGTGTCTGA
- a CDS encoding L-aspartate oxidase gives MLYDVIVVGSGIAGLHAALFAKRAGCHVAVLTKSNPFRSNSAVASGGINAVINVNEYDSVERHVSDTFDGSDGLANLGNIRKMCAQAPEIVQELQEMGVGFDTDEEGAIAQRPFGGASANRTCYIADRTGSAIVQTLLMQCRNEGVHILANHKFLNICSFKEKLSGVTVLRRRDSQVIAFACKSLILAGGGYAGIFRGHSTNAQESSGDVIAAGLRAGLRLSNMEFVQFHPTTLATNGSLISEAARGEGAYLVDETGTRFTDELQTRDKLSRAITEHMREGHTVYLDFRHLDEALIDAKLPSARKMALNGAGIDITTELLPITPSAHYTIGGIWTRDDTSTDMPGVFACGECAVTGVHGANRLGGNSLLEGAYFGRMAGIEAARYARRREFRPIDYRDVDKESRRVELILDGDNLYNINAMRKNLGASLFRDAGVFRSEETLSSALEYSHYLMGRKHGLHCIHKERDNNVELASILEFENALTIAEAMILSALKRKESRGVHYRVDYPERDDRYFNAASYIKLIGRDYLKISFERVVRGGLWHHTKKVLASIKV, from the coding sequence ATGCTGTATGATGTGATCGTCGTCGGAAGCGGGATCGCAGGTTTACATGCAGCACTCTTTGCCAAACGCGCGGGCTGTCACGTCGCCGTTCTGACCAAAAGCAACCCTTTCCGCTCCAACTCCGCCGTCGCTTCGGGCGGCATCAACGCCGTTATCAACGTCAACGAATACGATTCCGTCGAGCGCCATGTCTCCGACACCTTTGACGGTTCAGACGGTCTGGCGAACCTCGGGAACATTCGCAAAATGTGCGCGCAGGCCCCGGAGATCGTGCAGGAGCTCCAAGAGATGGGCGTCGGTTTCGATACGGACGAGGAGGGCGCCATCGCCCAGCGCCCCTTCGGCGGTGCCAGCGCGAACCGCACCTGCTACATTGCCGACCGGACGGGTTCGGCCATCGTGCAGACCCTGCTGATGCAGTGCCGCAACGAGGGGGTGCACATCCTCGCCAACCACAAGTTCCTCAACATCTGCAGTTTCAAGGAAAAGCTCTCCGGCGTCACCGTGCTGCGGCGCCGGGACTCGCAGGTGATCGCTTTCGCCTGCAAATCGCTTATTCTTGCCGGCGGCGGGTACGCGGGGATCTTCCGCGGGCACTCCACCAACGCCCAGGAGAGCTCCGGTGACGTCATTGCGGCGGGGCTGCGGGCGGGCCTGCGCCTCTCCAATATGGAGTTCGTGCAGTTCCACCCGACGACGCTGGCAACAAATGGTTCGCTGATCAGCGAAGCGGCGCGGGGCGAGGGGGCCTACCTGGTCGACGAGACGGGCACGCGCTTCACCGACGAACTGCAGACCCGCGACAAGCTCTCCCGCGCCATCACCGAGCACATGCGCGAGGGGCATACGGTCTACCTCGATTTTCGCCATCTCGATGAGGCGCTCATCGATGCCAAGCTCCCTTCGGCACGGAAAATGGCCCTCAACGGTGCGGGGATAGACATCACCACCGAGCTGCTGCCGATCACCCCGTCTGCGCACTACACCATCGGCGGTATCTGGACGCGCGACGACACCTCAACGGATATGCCGGGGGTCTTCGCCTGCGGCGAATGCGCCGTGACAGGGGTCCACGGGGCGAATCGCCTCGGTGGAAACTCCCTGCTGGAAGGGGCCTACTTCGGCCGCATGGCCGGGATTGAAGCCGCACGCTACGCCCGCCGCCGGGAGTTCCGGCCCATCGACTACCGGGATGTGGACAAAGAGAGCCGGCGCGTGGAGCTGATCCTCGACGGAGACAACCTCTACAATATCAACGCGATGCGCAAGAACCTCGGTGCGTCGCTCTTCCGCGACGCGGGGGTTTTCCGCAGCGAAGAGACGCTCTCCAGCGCGCTGGAGTACTCCCACTACTTGATGGGTCGAAAACACGGGCTGCACTGCATTCACAAGGAGCGCGACAACAATGTCGAGCTGGCCTCCATTTTGGAGTTCGAGAATGCGCTGACCATCGCCGAGGCGATGATCCTTTCGGCGCTCAAACGCAAGGAGAGCAGGGGGGTGCACTACCGCGTGGATTACCCCGAGCGCGACGACCGCTATTTCAATGCGGCCTCCTACATCAAACTGATCGGGCGCGATTACCTGAAGATCTCTTTCGAGCGGGTCGTGCGGGGCGGTTTATGGCATCATACTAAAAAGGTTCTGGCTTCCATCAAAGTCTGA
- the nifT gene encoding putative nitrogen fixation protein NifT gives MAKVMLRDNGDGQILFYVAKKDMEEIIKELEFDSDEKWGGNVSLTNGDVWYIKPGPKNLPDEVDAKIITRGED, from the coding sequence ATGGCAAAAGTAATGTTAAGAGACAACGGGGACGGTCAGATCCTCTTTTACGTGGCAAAAAAGGACATGGAGGAGATCATCAAGGAGCTGGAGTTCGACAGCGATGAGAAGTGGGGCGGGAACGTCAGCCTGACCAACGGCGACGTATGGTACATCAAGCCGGGGCCGAAGAACCTCCCCGACGAAGTCGACGCAAAGATCATTACCCGCGGCGAGGACTAA
- a CDS encoding putative phage abortive infection protein, producing MSLESLGVFGDSFNVLTSLFTGLAFAGVIISVILQTQELKEARAEFKGQKEALQNQEFDNKFFQMLNLLNNITENFVIESDEETYQGKETFKFLKNKFQEYIQNENYQSQNKDKFLDFQSAFDDFNNSYDTTFKYYFINLYQILKYINVYIKDEEEAKEYTNMLRAQLTKNQLVLLAYNAIGVQNFTTNDYQQLVEKYSFFEHLRYDDFCENANITQTVNRVLVKYVDKAFDKNQDLIDEIAKHR from the coding sequence ATGTCTCTGGAAAGTCTTGGTGTTTTTGGAGATAGCTTCAACGTACTAACTAGTTTATTTACAGGATTAGCATTTGCAGGCGTCATAATATCTGTCATTTTGCAAACACAAGAACTAAAAGAAGCAAGAGCAGAATTTAAAGGACAAAAAGAAGCTTTGCAAAATCAAGAATTTGACAACAAGTTTTTTCAAATGTTGAATCTCCTTAACAACATTACAGAAAATTTTGTTATTGAATCAGATGAAGAAACGTATCAAGGTAAAGAAACTTTTAAATTTTTGAAGAACAAATTTCAAGAATACATACAAAATGAAAATTACCAATCTCAGAATAAGGATAAATTTTTAGATTTTCAAAGTGCATTTGATGATTTCAATAACTCTTACGACACCACATTTAAATATTACTTCATCAACCTATATCAAATTTTAAAATACATCAATGTCTATATTAAAGATGAAGAAGAAGCAAAAGAATATACAAATATGTTAAGGGCTCAATTAACGAAAAATCAGTTGGTTTTATTGGCATACAACGCCATAGGGGTTCAAAATTTTACAACTAATGACTATCAACAATTGGTAGAAAAATATTCTTTTTTTGAACATTTAAGATACGATGACTTTTGTGAAAATGCAAACATAACTCAAACTGTAAATAGAGTTTTAGTGAAGTATGTAGATAAAGCATTTGACAAAAACCAAGATTTGATTGATGAAATTGCAAAACACAGATAA
- a CDS encoding acetyl-CoA carboxylase biotin carboxylase subunit, whose amino-acid sequence MQTITKILVANRGEIALRIIRACKELGITSVAMFSEVDAEGIWVRKADEAYPILGNALQAYLEYDRIISLAKKAGCDAIHPGYGFLSENAEFADACTRAGIIFIGPKAEHIMLFGDKTASKAAMKAIGVPVIEGTQTAITDKKEGAKVAAEIGFPVIIKAAFGGGGRGMRIVRKEKEFDELFDSATNEAKKFFGKGDVFIEKYVENPRHIEVQIIADKYGNVVHLGERDCSIQRRHQKVIEIAPSPRLNDAVRKEIFRISTKAMFRLGYESVGTIEFLVDEADTVYFIEMNTRVQVEHPVTELISGIDIIQRMIEIAAGDKLRFLQEEIIFRGYAIEFRINAEDPQKQFFPSCGKITNYMAPGGPGVRLDTSLYAGYVIPPDYDSMIGKLIIWSLDWEGAVRKARRALDEFYIDGLPTNIPLHKAIVRDQDFIDGRFTTAYLDEKLDKFNLDAINCIKKEEERMDQINKLIGTIKQNNLSIRH is encoded by the coding sequence ATGCAAACGATTACGAAAATTCTGGTCGCCAACCGCGGCGAGATCGCCCTGCGCATCATCCGCGCCTGCAAAGAGCTCGGCATCACCAGCGTCGCCATGTTTTCCGAAGTCGACGCTGAGGGGATCTGGGTCCGCAAGGCCGACGAGGCCTACCCCATCCTGGGTAATGCCCTGCAGGCCTACCTGGAGTATGACCGCATCATCTCGCTGGCGAAGAAAGCGGGCTGCGACGCCATCCACCCCGGCTACGGTTTTCTCAGCGAAAACGCCGAGTTCGCCGACGCCTGCACCCGTGCCGGGATCATCTTTATCGGCCCGAAGGCGGAGCACATCATGCTCTTCGGCGACAAAACGGCCTCCAAAGCGGCGATGAAGGCGATCGGCGTCCCCGTCATCGAGGGGACCCAGACGGCCATCACCGACAAGAAAGAGGGGGCGAAGGTCGCGGCGGAAATCGGCTTCCCCGTCATCATCAAGGCGGCGTTCGGCGGCGGCGGGCGCGGGATGCGCATTGTGCGCAAAGAGAAGGAGTTCGACGAACTGTTCGACTCCGCGACGAACGAAGCGAAAAAGTTCTTCGGCAAGGGGGACGTCTTTATCGAAAAATACGTCGAGAACCCGCGCCATATCGAGGTGCAGATCATCGCCGACAAGTACGGCAACGTCGTGCACCTCGGCGAACGCGACTGCTCCATCCAGCGCCGCCACCAGAAGGTGATCGAGATCGCCCCCTCCCCCCGTCTGAACGACGCGGTCCGCAAGGAGATCTTCCGCATCTCCACCAAGGCGATGTTCCGGCTGGGTTACGAAAGTGTCGGCACCATCGAGTTCCTCGTCGACGAAGCGGATACCGTCTACTTTATCGAGATGAACACCCGCGTCCAGGTTGAGCACCCCGTGACGGAGCTGATCTCCGGCATCGACATCATCCAGCGCATGATCGAGATCGCCGCAGGGGACAAGCTCCGCTTCCTGCAAGAAGAGATCATCTTCCGCGGCTATGCCATCGAGTTCCGCATCAACGCCGAAGACCCCCAGAAACAGTTCTTCCCCTCCTGCGGGAAGATCACAAACTACATGGCCCCCGGCGGCCCCGGCGTGCGTCTCGACACGAGCCTCTACGCCGGCTACGTCATCCCCCCAGATTACGACTCCATGATCGGCAAGCTCATTATCTGGTCGCTGGACTGGGAGGGGGCCGTCCGCAAGGCGCGCCGCGCCCTGGACGAGTTCTACATCGACGGGCTGCCGACGAACATCCCGCTGCACAAGGCGATCGTCCGCGACCAGGACTTCATCGACGGGCGTTTCACAACGGCGTACCTGGACGAGAAACTGGACAAGTTCAACCTCGACGCGATCAACTGCATCAAAAAAGAGGAGGAGCGCATGGATCAGATCAACAAGCTGATCGGTACGATCAAGCAGAACAACCTCTCCATCCGCCACTGA
- a CDS encoding ankyrin repeat domain-containing protein: MAENYIAWLLARGFDPSDLESRAFNGNTPLLQAALEGNDMMVERLLEAGVDLYAVNNDFNGVIFNACYADSAAIIARLFTAGADIDDINENGETPLMYAVSASRLNSVKSLLSLGADKSMQNMDGYCAIDFAVNRDVLNQLRYA, translated from the coding sequence ATGGCAGAGAACTATATTGCGTGGCTGCTGGCACGCGGATTTGACCCCAGCGACCTGGAATCCCGGGCCTTCAACGGTAATACTCCGCTGCTGCAGGCGGCGCTGGAGGGTAACGATATGATGGTCGAGCGCCTGCTGGAAGCCGGCGTGGACCTTTATGCGGTCAACAACGACTTCAACGGCGTTATCTTCAACGCCTGTTATGCCGACAGTGCCGCGATCATTGCCCGCCTTTTCACTGCCGGTGCGGACATTGACGACATCAATGAGAACGGCGAAACACCGCTGATGTACGCCGTCTCCGCTTCCCGTCTTAATAGCGTTAAATCGCTTCTCTCCCTCGGCGCCGACAAATCCATGCAGAATATGGACGGCTACTGCGCCATCGATTTCGCCGTTAACCGGGACGTCCTCAATCAGCTGCGCTATGCGTGA
- the nifA gene encoding nif-specific transcriptional activator NifA, with translation MYDSPVIPDRPECKTCSLTFAYKEIELLYEIAVILASSTDIKETIEQGMRLLKRHNYLERCALFLLNEEDVLDLYASIDLTEQQRLMATYRMGEGATGLAAQGGEPVVIENIHNSIDYLNKMGIVNSKSVSYVAVPVIQDDAVTGVISANLGPNAPLNFDEIVRMLTIVGSLFSGTLAIQQRYLKEKEELNQLKMYYKEEMLSEHRFENIIGRSTKMRQIFSMLETVAPTDATILVRGETGTGKELIATAVHNLSQRKNGPFIKLNCAAISETLLESELFGHEKGAFTDAKEMRKGRFELADGGTLFLDEIGDITPALQVKLLRILQEQEFERVGGTKTIKTNVRLVAATNRNLEDMVKKGEFREDLYYRLNVIPLNLPPLRERYEDVKLLVEHYMKKFMKEHNKSMVLSKAALELLLDYPWPGNIRELQNTMERLVLICPEGEVQPEMLNHVLPFNYQKLYNPATPEPAPQPAAAAPVAPPPIEEAPANAESHPVTKATLQELEKESIIQALIENRGIQTKAAAQLGMTPRQIGYKIKKYGIDI, from the coding sequence ATGTATGACTCCCCCGTGATCCCCGACAGGCCCGAATGTAAGACCTGTTCGTTGACCTTTGCCTACAAAGAGATCGAACTGCTTTACGAAATCGCGGTCATCCTGGCCAGTTCGACGGACATCAAGGAGACGATTGAACAGGGCATGCGCCTGCTCAAGCGTCACAACTACCTGGAACGCTGTGCACTTTTCCTGCTCAACGAAGAGGATGTACTGGACCTGTACGCTTCGATCGACCTTACCGAACAGCAGCGCCTGATGGCGACCTACCGTATGGGCGAGGGCGCGACGGGACTGGCGGCGCAGGGCGGCGAACCGGTCGTGATCGAAAATATTCACAACAGTATCGACTACCTCAACAAAATGGGTATCGTCAACAGCAAATCCGTCTCCTATGTCGCCGTGCCGGTCATCCAGGACGATGCCGTCACCGGCGTCATCTCCGCCAACCTCGGCCCCAACGCGCCGCTGAACTTCGACGAGATCGTGCGCATGCTCACCATCGTCGGTTCGCTCTTTAGCGGAACACTCGCCATCCAGCAGCGCTACCTCAAAGAGAAAGAGGAGCTCAACCAGCTCAAGATGTACTACAAAGAGGAGATGCTCAGCGAGCACCGCTTCGAGAACATCATTGGGCGCAGTACGAAGATGCGCCAGATCTTCAGCATGCTCGAGACCGTCGCCCCGACGGACGCGACGATCCTCGTACGCGGCGAGACGGGTACCGGTAAGGAGCTGATCGCGACGGCCGTGCACAACCTCAGCCAGCGCAAGAACGGCCCCTTCATCAAGCTCAACTGTGCCGCCATCAGCGAGACCCTGCTCGAATCCGAACTCTTCGGTCATGAGAAGGGCGCCTTTACCGACGCCAAAGAGATGCGCAAAGGGCGCTTCGAGCTGGCCGACGGCGGTACCCTCTTCCTCGACGAGATCGGCGACATCACCCCGGCCCTGCAGGTCAAACTGCTCCGTATCCTCCAGGAGCAGGAGTTCGAACGCGTCGGCGGTACGAAGACGATCAAGACCAACGTCCGCCTCGTCGCGGCGACGAACCGGAACCTCGAGGATATGGTCAAAAAAGGGGAGTTCCGCGAGGACCTCTACTACCGCCTCAACGTCATTCCGCTGAACCTGCCGCCGCTGCGCGAGCGCTACGAAGACGTCAAACTGCTCGTCGAACACTACATGAAGAAGTTCATGAAAGAGCACAACAAGAGCATGGTCCTCTCCAAGGCGGCCCTGGAGCTGCTGCTCGACTACCCCTGGCCGGGCAATATCCGGGAACTGCAAAATACGATGGAGCGCCTCGTACTGATCTGCCCCGAGGGCGAAGTCCAGCCGGAGATGCTCAACCACGTTCTGCCGTTCAATTACCAGAAGCTCTACAACCCCGCCACGCCGGAGCCGGCACCGCAGCCCGCGGCGGCGGCCCCTGTCGCCCCACCGCCGATCGAGGAGGCGCCGGCCAACGCCGAATCGCACCCGGTCACCAAGGCGACCCTGCAGGAGCTGGAGAAAGAGTCCATCATCCAGGCCCTGATCGAGAACCGCGGCATCCAGACCAAGGCGGCGGCCCAGCTGGGCATGACGCCGCGCCAGATCGGCTATAAGATCAAGAAGTACGGCATCGACATCTAG